In one Sphingobacterium daejeonense genomic region, the following are encoded:
- a CDS encoding cation diffusion facilitator family transporter, with the protein MNRQMRLVLLSLITGIVLMLIKFIAYFITESNAIFSDAAESIVNIVASGFAYYSIYLAAQPKDENHPYGHGKVEFFSVFVEGGMIFIAGSIILIKSIYSLFSPQPITNVEEGMYLILATSFINFAVGFYLMKRGKALRSLTIEADGKHLQVDAYSSIGLIAGLLIMKLTGLAWIDLALSFVLGTFILFNGYKLLRKSISGLMDESDTEVIEEVVTILNANRKPVWIDVHNLRVQRYGQELHIDCHLTLPNYYDLNKVHDCISDFDQVLNENLHSKTEFFIHADPCMPECCHYCTVENCPIRSEPYSKHIEWTTVNVTKNMKHFRDR; encoded by the coding sequence ATGAATAGGCAAATGAGATTGGTTTTATTATCCTTGATTACAGGTATCGTTTTGATGCTAATCAAGTTTATTGCCTATTTTATTACGGAGTCCAATGCTATCTTTTCAGATGCTGCAGAAAGTATTGTTAATATTGTGGCATCAGGATTTGCATATTATAGTATCTACCTAGCTGCACAGCCAAAAGATGAAAATCACCCGTATGGACATGGAAAAGTAGAGTTCTTCTCCGTATTCGTTGAAGGCGGAATGATATTTATTGCAGGTAGTATTATCCTAATAAAATCTATTTACAGCCTATTCTCACCACAACCTATAACGAATGTTGAAGAGGGTATGTATCTTATTCTTGCGACCTCCTTCATCAATTTTGCAGTTGGGTTTTATTTAATGAAGAGAGGTAAAGCTCTAAGGTCGTTAACGATTGAAGCCGATGGCAAGCATCTACAGGTAGATGCATACAGTTCAATTGGTTTGATTGCAGGTCTCTTGATCATGAAATTAACAGGATTAGCCTGGATCGACTTGGCCTTATCGTTTGTTTTAGGAACATTTATTCTTTTTAATGGCTATAAATTACTCCGCAAATCTATTTCAGGGTTAATGGACGAGTCTGATACTGAGGTTATCGAAGAAGTTGTTACTATTTTAAATGCTAACAGAAAACCAGTTTGGATTGATGTCCATAATCTAAGAGTTCAACGATATGGACAAGAGTTACATATCGACTGCCACTTAACATTACCAAACTATTACGACCTTAATAAGGTTCACGACTGCATTTCTGATTTCGACCAAGTATTGAACGAAAATCTACATTCCAAGACAGAATTCTTTATCCATGCTGACCCCTGCATGCCTGAGTGTTGCCATTACTGCACTGTCGAAAATTGCCCTATCCGCTCCGAACCTTATTCAAAACACATTGAATGGACAACCGTCAATGTAACTAAGAATATGAAGCATTTTAGGGATAGGTAG
- a CDS encoding NADP-dependent isocitrate dehydrogenase: MLKFLGSAVNPVLREGNSDRRAPKAVKNYAKANPHRMGTWANDSKTKVTSMKEGDFYGSEQSLTLDQDSQFKIEFVGSNGETKELKGLGNLKAGEVIDSSVMHVAKLKEFVAQAIQEAKEAGVLLSAHLKATMMKVSDPIIFGAIVEVYFKDVFAKYGELFKELGINKNNGLGEVYAKIAGTPQEAEVKAAIDAAIANGPDLAMVNSDKGITNLHVPSDVIVDASMPAMIRIGGKMWDKNGAEQDTLAIIPDRSYAGIYEAVIEDCKVNGAYDPKTMGSVPNVGLMAQKAEEYGSHDKTFQATENGVIRVVDNNGKTLMEQKVEEGDIFRMCQTKDAPIQDWVKLAVNRARLSSTPAVFWLDENRAHDREIIKKVNKYLADHDTTGLDIRILSPIEATKFSIDRIRKGEDTISVTGNVLRDYLTDLFPILELGTSAKMLSIVPLMNGGGLFETGAGGSAPKHVEQFLEEGYLRWDSLGEFLALQASLEHLAQTQNNEKAQVLADALDEANAKFLSNDKSPARKVGQIDNRGSHFYLATYWAEALANQTKDAELAAKFADLAKALTEQEAKINEELIAAQGKAQEIGGYYFPNDELASKAMRPSATLNAAIDAL, translated from the coding sequence ATGCTAAAGTTTTTAGGTTCTGCTGTAAATCCAGTTTTACGCGAAGGTAACTCTGACCGCCGTGCTCCAAAAGCTGTGAAGAACTACGCGAAAGCAAATCCTCATAGAATGGGAACTTGGGCTAATGACAGCAAAACTAAAGTTACTTCAATGAAAGAAGGTGACTTCTACGGTTCTGAACAATCATTAACTCTTGACCAAGACAGCCAATTTAAAATTGAGTTCGTTGGATCAAATGGTGAAACAAAAGAATTAAAAGGATTAGGAAACCTTAAAGCGGGTGAAGTGATTGATTCTTCAGTTATGCACGTTGCTAAATTGAAAGAATTTGTTGCTCAAGCAATTCAAGAAGCTAAAGAAGCTGGTGTATTATTGTCAGCTCACTTGAAAGCGACTATGATGAAAGTTTCTGACCCAATTATCTTCGGAGCTATAGTTGAGGTTTATTTTAAAGATGTATTCGCTAAATATGGCGAATTATTCAAAGAATTGGGCATCAATAAAAACAATGGTTTAGGTGAGGTGTATGCTAAGATTGCCGGAACTCCACAAGAAGCTGAAGTAAAAGCAGCAATCGACGCTGCAATTGCGAATGGTCCAGATTTGGCAATGGTGAATTCTGATAAAGGAATCACAAACCTACATGTTCCTTCAGATGTTATCGTTGATGCATCTATGCCAGCAATGATTCGTATTGGTGGAAAAATGTGGGACAAAAACGGTGCTGAACAAGATACTTTAGCGATTATTCCTGATAGATCATATGCTGGAATTTACGAAGCAGTTATTGAAGACTGTAAAGTAAACGGTGCTTATGATCCTAAAACCATGGGTTCGGTTCCAAATGTTGGTTTAATGGCTCAGAAAGCTGAAGAATACGGTTCACATGATAAAACTTTCCAAGCCACAGAAAACGGTGTAATCCGTGTGGTTGATAACAATGGAAAAACATTGATGGAACAGAAAGTTGAAGAAGGTGATATCTTCCGTATGTGTCAAACTAAGGATGCTCCAATTCAGGATTGGGTTAAATTAGCTGTTAATCGTGCTCGTTTATCTTCTACTCCTGCAGTTTTCTGGTTAGATGAAAACCGTGCTCATGATAGAGAAATCATCAAAAAAGTAAACAAATATTTAGCTGACCACGATACAACAGGTTTAGATATCCGTATCCTTTCTCCAATCGAAGCAACAAAATTCTCGATCGATAGAATCCGTAAAGGTGAAGATACGATTTCGGTAACTGGAAATGTTTTGCGTGACTATTTAACTGACTTGTTCCCGATCTTGGAATTAGGGACATCTGCAAAGATGTTGTCTATTGTTCCATTGATGAATGGCGGTGGTTTATTTGAGACTGGTGCTGGAGGTTCAGCTCCTAAGCACGTTGAGCAATTTTTGGAAGAAGGTTATTTGCGTTGGGATTCTTTAGGTGAATTCCTTGCATTGCAAGCCTCTTTGGAACATTTAGCACAAACTCAAAACAACGAGAAAGCTCAAGTATTAGCTGATGCTTTAGATGAGGCAAATGCTAAATTCTTGTCAAATGATAAATCTCCAGCTCGTAAAGTTGGACAAATTGACAACCGTGGTTCTCATTTCTACCTAGCAACTTACTGGGCTGAAGCTTTGGCAAATCAAACAAAGGATGCAGAATTGGCGGCTAAATTTGCTGACCTAGCAAAAGCATTGACAGAACAAGAAGCTAAGATCAATGAAGAATTAATCGCTGCTCAAGGTAAAGCACAAGAAATCGGTGGATATTATTTCCCTAATGATGAATTGGCTAGTAAAGCAATGCGCCCTTCAGCAACATTAAATGCTGCAATTGACGCTTTATAG
- a CDS encoding GNAT family N-acetyltransferase yields MLVKHEQSDNKGAFFAEEDGKRIGEMTYSKAGPGKIIIDHTEVDPEEKGKGIGSVLLEKAVEFARDNNLKILPLCPFAKAQFDRDVNIRDVLF; encoded by the coding sequence ATGTTAGTGAAACACGAACAATCAGACAATAAGGGAGCATTTTTTGCTGAAGAGGATGGAAAGAGAATTGGCGAAATGACATATTCGAAGGCTGGTCCCGGTAAGATTATAATCGATCATACGGAGGTTGATCCTGAAGAAAAAGGTAAAGGGATTGGCTCAGTTCTACTTGAAAAGGCAGTTGAGTTTGCTAGGGATAATAATCTGAAGATATTACCATTATGCCCATTCGCAAAAGCTCAATTTGATCGTGATGTCAATATTCGCGATGTTCTTTTTTAA
- a CDS encoding type I pantothenate kinase, producing MPSISEHTFTSPFQNFTREQWKRLNGQLSHSIQEEDLDQLHALNEPLTMDEIEDIYIPLAHLLEVHIHNFQELHSKSNVFFKRNDRKLPFIIGIAGSVAVGKSTTARVLTKVLSLLPNKPKVELVTTDGFLYPNKELIKRNILNRKGFPESYDTKKATSVSC from the coding sequence ATGCCATCTATAAGTGAACATACTTTTACAAGTCCGTTCCAGAATTTTACTCGCGAACAATGGAAAAGATTGAACGGTCAATTGTCCCATTCCATTCAAGAGGAAGATTTAGATCAACTGCACGCCCTCAACGAGCCGTTGACCATGGATGAAATTGAGGATATTTATATTCCTTTAGCACACTTGTTGGAAGTTCATATTCACAATTTTCAAGAGCTGCATTCTAAAAGCAATGTATTTTTTAAGCGCAATGACCGAAAGTTACCCTTTATTATAGGTATCGCAGGGTCGGTGGCTGTAGGTAAAAGTACAACAGCAAGGGTATTGACTAAAGTCCTGTCCCTACTTCCCAACAAACCTAAAGTAGAACTGGTAACTACTGATGGTTTCCTATATCCCAATAAAGAATTAATCAAGCGCAATATCTTAAATAGAAAAGGTTTCCCAGAAAGTTATGACACGAAAAAAGCTACTTCAGTTTCTTGCTGA
- a CDS encoding NAD(P)H-binding protein, with product MKAVVIGGTGATGRELVLQLLEDRRVESVTVLVRRPFFPSEPKLKEVVVDFDRLEDYRVFIDGDTAFSTLGTTLKAAGSKEAQWVVDYDYQLKFAALCKLNRISTFVLLSSAQASVTSRFHYTKMKGLLEEAVKALNFPKLVIVRPGPIDRPNTDRRGERIAVKALKFLNSYGLFKTYKPISTMELAKAIKESSFEDKEGLVDVYNPKEIWGEEGDEG from the coding sequence ATGAAAGCAGTAGTTATAGGGGGTACCGGAGCAACAGGAAGAGAATTAGTCCTTCAATTATTAGAGGATCGTCGAGTGGAATCAGTAACAGTCTTGGTAAGACGGCCGTTTTTTCCATCAGAACCGAAACTTAAGGAAGTGGTTGTTGATTTTGATCGCTTGGAAGATTATCGAGTGTTTATCGATGGGGATACAGCATTCTCGACTTTGGGTACTACTTTAAAAGCTGCTGGGAGTAAAGAAGCACAATGGGTAGTAGATTACGATTATCAATTGAAATTTGCTGCCCTTTGTAAATTAAACAGGATTTCAACTTTTGTTTTATTGTCTTCAGCTCAAGCAAGCGTGACCTCACGCTTTCATTACACCAAAATGAAAGGATTGCTTGAGGAAGCAGTTAAAGCCTTAAATTTTCCAAAATTAGTAATCGTTCGCCCAGGACCTATTGACCGACCTAATACGGATAGGCGTGGTGAAAGAATTGCTGTGAAAGCCCTTAAATTCTTGAATTCCTATGGATTATTTAAAACCTATAAGCCTATCAGCACAATGGAATTGGCAAAAGCGATCAAGGAATCTTCATTTGAAGATAAAGAAGGTTTGGTAGACGTATATAACCCTAAAGAAATTTGGGGCGAGGAGGGTGACGAAGGTTAA
- a CDS encoding sugar phosphate isomerase/epimerase family protein: MSNTKNSRRSFLQRSALGAAAVLTSPSWMTSSASESVEKMADQNAIKLGIAGYSFVNFNLEQSLAMMKRMDVRYLCIKDFHLPLDSTAEQIAAFHQKLAESNVKGYAVGPLYMKTKAEIDRAFDYCKRVGVDLMIGIPEIKDLPYVAQKAKEYNIKYGIHNHGPEDKIYPNATVIWNQIKDLDKNLGMCFDMGHNMRDGQDPIKDLGRYKSRIFDIHLKNVTAADAKGSTCELGRGVIDIPAFVKELLKIKYPGVCSIEFEKDMKDPLAGIAESVGFFRGVLSAV; the protein is encoded by the coding sequence ATGAGTAATACTAAAAACAGTAGAAGGAGTTTTTTACAACGTAGTGCTTTGGGTGCTGCAGCAGTTTTAACAAGCCCAAGTTGGATGACTTCGAGCGCTTCCGAATCAGTTGAAAAGATGGCGGATCAAAATGCCATTAAATTGGGAATTGCTGGTTATAGCTTTGTAAACTTTAATTTGGAGCAGTCACTAGCCATGATGAAAAGAATGGATGTAAGATACTTATGCATTAAGGATTTTCATTTGCCATTAGATAGTACAGCAGAACAAATTGCAGCATTTCATCAAAAATTGGCGGAATCTAATGTTAAAGGTTATGCTGTAGGACCATTGTATATGAAGACTAAGGCTGAGATTGATAGAGCTTTTGATTATTGCAAAAGAGTAGGTGTAGATCTGATGATTGGAATCCCTGAAATCAAAGATTTACCGTATGTTGCTCAAAAAGCTAAAGAATATAATATTAAATACGGAATCCATAATCATGGTCCTGAGGACAAAATTTATCCTAACGCTACGGTAATCTGGAATCAAATAAAAGATTTGGATAAAAATTTGGGTATGTGTTTTGACATGGGACATAATATGCGGGATGGTCAAGATCCTATAAAAGATTTAGGAAGATATAAATCTAGAATATTTGATATCCACTTGAAAAATGTAACGGCAGCAGATGCGAAAGGATCAACATGCGAATTAGGAAGAGGAGTGATCGATATTCCTGCATTTGTCAAAGAATTATTGAAAATAAAATATCCAGGGGTATGCAGTATTGAATTTGAAAAAGATATGAAAGATCCATTAGCAGGAATTGCTGAATCCGTAGGTTTTTTCCGAGGGGTATTGAGCGCAGTTTAA
- a CDS encoding nuclear transport factor 2 family protein has translation MCYLFKFAFGQADRDAVNQVMDQWHKAAGEANFKEYFDLMDESSIFIGTDATERWNKQEFMDYAKPHFDKGKAWNFTSLERNVDFSEDGKTAWIDELLNTQMKICRGSGVLVKENGKWLIKHYVLSMTIPNDLVDQVVPLKSDIEDKIIEEYKLK, from the coding sequence GTGTGCTATTTATTCAAGTTTGCATTTGGTCAGGCAGATAGAGATGCTGTAAACCAGGTAATGGATCAATGGCATAAGGCAGCTGGGGAGGCGAATTTCAAGGAATACTTCGATTTAATGGATGAATCCTCGATTTTTATTGGTACAGATGCGACCGAGCGTTGGAATAAGCAAGAATTTATGGACTATGCGAAGCCACATTTCGATAAAGGAAAGGCGTGGAATTTTACAAGTTTGGAAAGAAATGTAGATTTTTCTGAAGATGGCAAAACAGCATGGATAGATGAGTTGTTAAATACACAGATGAAAATCTGTAGGGGTTCAGGGGTATTGGTTAAGGAAAATGGTAAATGGTTGATCAAACATTATGTTTTGTCGATGACCATTCCAAATGATTTGGTAGATCAGGTTGTGCCACTGAAGTCAGATATAGAAGACAAAATAATAGAAGAATATAAATTAAAATAA
- a CDS encoding bile acid:sodium symporter family protein yields the protein MKLKFDGFIIALIFMIILAYIFPDIAAYMDGRFLEIITSVGVALVFFFYGLKLSFNEIKHGMKNWKLHLSVQLFTFALFPLLVLLFRPFVHTETQEQFWLSFYFLAALPSTVTSSVVMVSIAKGNVPAAIFNASISGLIGVAVTPLLMHFFLEVEEVNVFAELYLGLLFEVILPVIFGLIIQPYWGKWAHKYSKALSNFDKGVVLLIVYGSFSESFMNDIFNTIGTTYLLSLFAGVIALFFTVYLIILILVRYVLKFNREDRISALFCGSKKSLTHGSVFSKFLFANNPKMGLFILPLMIYHAFQIFVVTIIAQRLGKQKDEN from the coding sequence ATGAAGTTAAAATTTGATGGTTTTATAATTGCTCTAATCTTTATGATCATCCTAGCCTATATCTTCCCAGATATTGCAGCATATATGGATGGTCGGTTTTTAGAAATCATTACAAGTGTAGGCGTAGCGTTAGTATTTTTCTTCTATGGGCTCAAGTTAAGTTTTAATGAGATTAAACATGGTATGAAGAACTGGAAACTTCATTTGTCAGTTCAACTCTTTACTTTTGCCCTATTTCCATTGTTAGTTTTATTGTTCAGGCCATTTGTACATACTGAAACACAAGAGCAATTTTGGCTATCCTTTTATTTTCTGGCTGCCTTGCCTTCAACAGTTACTTCCTCAGTGGTCATGGTATCCATAGCTAAAGGAAATGTCCCTGCGGCAATTTTTAATGCTTCGATTTCTGGTTTGATAGGAGTAGCGGTAACGCCTTTATTGATGCATTTCTTTCTCGAAGTTGAAGAAGTTAATGTGTTTGCTGAGTTGTATTTAGGACTTTTATTTGAAGTTATACTCCCAGTTATTTTTGGATTGATAATTCAGCCGTATTGGGGCAAATGGGCTCATAAATACTCCAAAGCTCTTTCAAACTTTGACAAAGGAGTGGTGTTATTGATAGTGTATGGTAGTTTTTCAGAATCATTTATGAATGATATATTCAATACCATCGGAACAACTTATTTATTGAGCCTGTTTGCTGGGGTGATTGCTCTGTTTTTTACGGTTTATCTAATAATTTTAATACTAGTTCGTTATGTGTTAAAATTCAATCGAGAAGATCGGATTTCAGCGTTGTTCTGCGGTTCTAAAAAATCATTGACACATGGCAGTGTATTTTCAAAATTCCTTTTTGCCAACAATCCAAAAATGGGGTTATTTATATTGCCATTAATGATTTATCATGCTTTTCAGATTTTTGTGGTTACCATTATTGCGCAACGTTTGGGTAAGCAGAAAGATGAGAATTGA
- a CDS encoding acetyl-CoA carboxylase carboxyltransferase subunit alpha, giving the protein METTFDFEKPIADLQMQIEKVKQVEEKTKVDMSATVRELEEKLEETKVEVYSNMTGWQKVQMSRHPDRPQTFDYIDLICDDFIELHGDRNIKDDKAIVGGFATIGGQSVMVIGHQKGKNTKERQFRNFGMANPEGYRKALRLMKMAEKFNKPVVTLIDTMGAYPGLEAEERGQGEAIARNLREMAVLKVPIICIVIGEGASGGALGIGIGDRVYMLQNTWYSVISPESCSSILWRSWDQKERAAEALKLTAEDMLGNGLIDGIIEEPVGGAHQDPEATALNVKNRILSDLTILKAKDTSTLVTERIDKFSNMGVVNE; this is encoded by the coding sequence ATGGAGACGACATTTGATTTTGAAAAGCCGATTGCTGATTTACAGATGCAGATTGAAAAGGTTAAACAAGTAGAAGAAAAAACCAAAGTAGATATGAGTGCTACTGTTCGCGAATTGGAGGAGAAACTGGAGGAAACAAAAGTTGAGGTGTATAGCAACATGACTGGCTGGCAAAAAGTTCAGATGTCAAGGCATCCCGATAGACCACAAACATTCGACTATATTGATTTGATTTGCGATGATTTCATCGAATTGCACGGAGATAGAAATATCAAAGATGACAAAGCAATTGTTGGTGGATTTGCTACTATCGGTGGACAATCTGTAATGGTTATTGGTCATCAAAAAGGTAAAAACACTAAAGAACGTCAGTTCCGCAATTTCGGGATGGCAAATCCTGAAGGATATAGAAAAGCTCTGCGCCTGATGAAAATGGCGGAGAAATTTAACAAACCAGTCGTTACACTAATCGATACCATGGGTGCTTATCCTGGTTTAGAAGCTGAAGAACGTGGACAAGGTGAAGCTATTGCTAGAAACCTTCGTGAAATGGCAGTTTTAAAAGTTCCGATTATTTGTATCGTGATTGGTGAAGGTGCATCTGGTGGTGCATTAGGAATAGGTATTGGTGATAGAGTTTACATGTTGCAGAACACATGGTACTCTGTTATTTCGCCAGAATCTTGTTCTTCTATCTTATGGAGAAGCTGGGATCAAAAAGAAAGAGCTGCTGAAGCATTGAAATTAACTGCAGAAGATATGCTTGGAAATGGTTTGATCGATGGAATTATCGAAGAACCAGTTGGAGGCGCTCACCAAGATCCTGAAGCAACTGCACTAAATGTAAAAAACAGAATCTTATCAGATCTGACAATTCTAAAAGCTAAAGATACTTCAACCCTAGTGACTGAAAGAATAGACAAATTCAGCAATATGGGAGTTGTAAACGAATAA
- the rpsF gene encoding 30S ribosomal protein S6, which produces MQQYESVIILTPLLSEDAAKETIAKFKDILTEGGAEIIAEDNWGLRKLAYPIQKKTTGFYHLTEFKAPGELIKKLEVEYKRDERVMRFLTISLDKHAVAYNEKKRSGAFNKKAETKTEEVAN; this is translated from the coding sequence ATGCAACAGTACGAATCTGTAATCATTCTTACCCCGTTGCTTTCAGAAGATGCTGCGAAAGAAACAATCGCAAAATTCAAAGACATCTTGACAGAAGGCGGAGCCGAAATTATCGCAGAAGATAATTGGGGTTTGAGAAAATTAGCGTATCCGATCCAGAAAAAAACAACTGGGTTCTATCACTTAACTGAATTCAAGGCTCCAGGTGAATTAATCAAAAAATTAGAGGTTGAATACAAACGTGATGAGCGCGTGATGCGTTTCTTAACAATCTCTCTTGACAAGCACGCAGTTGCTTACAACGAGAAAAAACGTAGCGGTGCATTCAACAAAAAGGCAGAAACTAAAACTGAGGAGGTAGCAAACTAA
- a CDS encoding mechanosensitive ion channel family protein, whose protein sequence is MTAFGINPKEFITSMTIVAMAIAVIFRDYITNMISGLIVMFSEQLSVGDRIKVGEHKGRIIDITFANLVLQDEEDDIVMVPNNMVFTSTFMNLSAHQSSLFTVRFELPLEVSLHFEELEEHLKLSLVTHPNLKIKDDEFKIKVMEIGKDMVRYKLDLHAVTNSNRMHRDIENEILREIIKFERKILKSS, encoded by the coding sequence ATGACTGCATTTGGTATCAATCCTAAAGAGTTTATTACCAGTATGACCATTGTTGCCATGGCCATAGCTGTAATATTCAGAGATTATATCACCAATATGATATCCGGATTGATCGTGATGTTTTCAGAGCAGCTTTCTGTTGGTGACCGGATAAAAGTAGGAGAACATAAAGGTAGGATTATCGATATTACTTTTGCTAACCTAGTTTTGCAGGATGAAGAAGATGATATTGTAATGGTACCCAACAATATGGTATTTACCTCCACATTTATGAACCTTTCTGCTCATCAATCTAGTTTGTTTACTGTTCGATTTGAATTGCCATTGGAAGTTTCCCTTCATTTTGAAGAACTAGAAGAGCATTTGAAGTTAAGTTTAGTAACTCATCCTAACCTTAAAATAAAAGATGATGAATTTAAGATTAAGGTGATGGAAATAGGAAAGGATATGGTGCGTTATAAATTGGACTTACATGCAGTAACCAACAGTAATCGTATGCATCGAGATATTGAAAACGAAATTCTAAGAGAGATTATTAAGTTCGAAAGGAAAATCCTTAAATCTTCCTAA
- a CDS encoding NADP-dependent isocitrate dehydrogenase, with amino-acid sequence MSSKIIYTKTDEAPLLATYSFLPIVQSFAKTADIEVELRDISLAGRILANLNEYLSAEQKTADALAELGQLATTPDANIIKLPNISASIPQLKAAIAELQKAGYNIPHYPDSPANAEEEKIKAAYAKVFRFCCKSSFTRR; translated from the coding sequence ATGTCATCTAAAATCATTTACACAAAAACAGATGAAGCGCCTTTATTGGCAACGTATTCATTTCTACCTATCGTTCAATCATTTGCAAAAACTGCTGATATTGAAGTAGAATTAAGAGATATTTCTTTAGCAGGACGTATCCTAGCTAACCTAAACGAATATTTATCAGCGGAACAAAAAACTGCTGATGCTTTAGCAGAATTAGGTCAATTGGCAACTACTCCAGATGCTAATATCATTAAATTGCCTAACATTTCTGCTTCTATCCCACAATTAAAAGCTGCTATTGCGGAATTGCAAAAAGCAGGATATAATATTCCTCATTACCCAGATTCACCTGCAAATGCAGAAGAAGAGAAAATTAAAGCTGCGTATGCTAAAGTTTTTAGGTTCTGCTGTAAATCCAGTTTTACGCGAAGGTAA
- a CDS encoding PDZ domain-containing protein, with product MKIALFFLLNLLFIHSYAQRSFTLMNPKINSFKFEINGNLVIVPVKVNGVELSFLLDTGVKETILFASPQDSVPLENVSKVKFSGIGIEDGVEGVMAVGNEILVGETLLDSTHNIFVIDGEELDLSSHIGVPINGILGSRFFEDYLIKVDYLKNRIYIYDSYEYPEKLTKNFTRVPIELERSRPYVKIDLDLGDRQLTQAKMLVDMGNSDGLLVFPFLLDSFQVHEPRIYDFIGRGFNGLIFGFRNRIEGFTWTDFYINQPIVSYPDSNAVHAAKLAVNRVGSIGNQVLQHFHVIFNYPQNEIYLKKNRNFNKKFEINMAGLDIKHDGLEWTQRRIPTNIGKRQDGPSGGISVYSQEEFKYEFSLRPIYKVGNVREGSPADLAGVQVDDEILKINGSSAQNMKLKQIIGKFLHKEGDIIRLVLKRGAEEVKAEFKLIDPIPYKKDI from the coding sequence ATGAAGATAGCTTTATTTTTCCTACTGAACTTGCTGTTCATACATAGCTATGCACAAAGGAGTTTTACTTTAATGAATCCCAAAATTAATTCTTTCAAATTTGAGATTAATGGAAATTTAGTAATTGTTCCAGTGAAGGTGAATGGTGTAGAGCTGTCATTCTTATTAGACACCGGAGTCAAGGAAACTATTTTATTTGCTAGTCCACAGGATTCTGTGCCTTTAGAAAATGTATCTAAAGTTAAGTTTTCTGGGATTGGCATTGAAGATGGTGTTGAGGGAGTGATGGCTGTTGGAAATGAAATTTTGGTTGGCGAAACACTATTGGATAGCACCCATAATATTTTTGTGATTGATGGTGAGGAATTGGATCTTTCGAGTCATATTGGTGTACCCATCAATGGAATATTGGGAAGTCGATTTTTTGAAGACTACTTGATCAAGGTAGATTACTTGAAAAATAGGATTTACATTTATGACTCCTATGAATATCCTGAAAAACTCACCAAAAATTTTACTAGAGTACCAATTGAACTAGAAAGAAGCAGACCCTACGTAAAAATTGATTTAGATCTTGGAGATCGTCAATTAACACAGGCAAAAATGCTGGTTGATATGGGGAATTCAGACGGTCTGTTGGTGTTTCCATTTCTTTTGGATTCATTTCAAGTCCATGAACCGAGAATTTATGATTTTATCGGAAGGGGATTCAATGGTTTGATATTCGGTTTCAGAAACAGAATCGAAGGGTTTACTTGGACTGATTTTTATATCAATCAACCGATCGTTTCTTATCCAGACTCTAATGCTGTTCATGCTGCAAAATTAGCTGTCAATAGGGTAGGATCTATTGGCAACCAAGTATTACAGCATTTCCATGTGATTTTTAATTATCCTCAGAATGAAATCTATCTGAAGAAAAACCGGAATTTCAACAAGAAGTTTGAAATCAATATGGCCGGGCTGGATATCAAACATGATGGACTGGAATGGACACAACGAAGAATCCCGACAAATATTGGTAAAAGACAGGATGGCCCATCAGGTGGCATTAGTGTCTATAGTCAAGAAGAATTCAAGTATGAGTTTTCATTGAGGCCAATTTATAAAGTCGGGAATGTTAGAGAGGGTTCACCGGCGGATTTAGCAGGAGTACAAGTTGATGATGAAATATTAAAGATTAATGGTTCATCTGCACAAAACATGAAATTGAAGCAGATTATTGGTAAATTTCTGCATAAAGAAGGAGATATAATTCGACTGGTTTTGAAAAGAGGAGCTGAAGAGGTAAAGGCTGAGTTTAAATTGATCGACCCGATACCATATAAAAAGGATATATAA